One window of the Carnobacterium maltaromaticum DSM 20342 genome contains the following:
- the rnz gene encoding ribonuclease Z, translating to MELLFLGTGAGVPAKHRNVTSIALKLLEERNSIWLFDCGEGTQQQILHTTLKPRKIEKIFITHLHGDHIFGLPGLLSSRSFQGGDEPLVVYGPKGIREYVLTSLKVSGTHLKYALSFHEITEEGVLFQDQKFKVTCLELDHGIQSFGYRIEESDHQGMLQVEALKAVGVPFGPMYGRIKNGETVTLENGQVIDGRDFVGEDQKGRIVTILGDTRKHPNSVLLAQNADVLVHESTFDGEDRKIARDYHHSTSLDAAEVAKEANAKRLLLTHISARYLGKEAYALEKEAQSIFKKSHIVKDFEEIEIQLVRTDK from the coding sequence ATGGAGTTATTATTTTTAGGTACTGGAGCAGGTGTCCCTGCGAAACATCGTAATGTAACAAGCATTGCATTAAAATTATTAGAAGAACGTAATAGTATCTGGTTATTTGATTGCGGTGAAGGAACACAGCAGCAAATTCTTCATACAACGCTTAAACCGAGAAAAATAGAGAAAATTTTTATCACACATTTGCATGGAGATCATATTTTTGGCTTACCTGGTTTGCTGAGTAGTCGTTCATTTCAAGGTGGAGACGAACCACTCGTTGTCTATGGTCCAAAAGGAATTCGTGAATATGTGTTAACTAGTTTAAAAGTTTCAGGAACTCATTTGAAATATGCTTTGAGCTTTCATGAAATTACTGAAGAAGGGGTTTTATTTCAAGATCAGAAATTTAAAGTTACCTGTTTAGAGCTCGATCATGGAATTCAGTCGTTTGGTTACCGAATTGAAGAAAGCGATCACCAAGGTATGCTCCAAGTTGAAGCGTTGAAAGCCGTTGGCGTTCCTTTTGGACCAATGTATGGTAGAATCAAAAATGGAGAGACAGTGACCTTAGAAAATGGACAAGTAATTGATGGTCGGGATTTTGTGGGAGAAGATCAAAAAGGTCGAATTGTAACCATATTAGGTGATACAAGAAAGCATCCTAATAGTGTTTTATTGGCTCAAAATGCCGATGTATTAGTCCATGAAAGTACATTTGATGGAGAAGATCGAAAAATTGCTCGTGATTATCACCATTCAACTAGCTTAGATGCTGCAGAAGTGGCTAAAGAGGCCAATGCCAAACGTTTATTGCTTACACACATCAGTGCTAGATATTTAGGGAAAGAAGCATACGCCCTTGAAAAGGAAGCTCAGAGCATTTTTAAAAAGTCACACATCGTCAAAGATTTTGAAGAAATTGAGATTCAGTTGGTGCGAACCGATAAATAA
- a CDS encoding SDR family NAD(P)-dependent oxidoreductase, with amino-acid sequence MLDNRRDLTDKVVVITGGSGGLGEQIAYACARQNARVVVCARRIDKLGKVKQNCEAISGKEAYAFQLDIANPEIIKEVVERIYDEVGTVDVLVNNAGFGFFEEALKFDMDLAEKMFRVNVLGMMYMTQLVALQMAERKVGHIINVASQAGKMATPKSSVYSATKFAVLGYSNALRLELKPLGIYVTTVNPGPIATNFFDIADKEGGYLDKVDRLVLDSEVVANRIVGVMGIPRRELNLPVLIEVASKFYTLFPHIGDYIAGNVFNNK; translated from the coding sequence ATGTTAGATAATCGTCGAGACTTAACGGATAAAGTAGTAGTGATTACAGGTGGTTCAGGTGGTTTGGGAGAACAGATAGCGTATGCTTGTGCTCGCCAAAATGCTAGAGTAGTTGTTTGCGCAAGACGAATTGATAAACTGGGTAAGGTGAAGCAAAATTGTGAAGCAATTTCGGGTAAAGAAGCTTATGCTTTTCAACTTGATATAGCGAATCCAGAAATTATTAAAGAAGTTGTTGAGCGTATCTATGATGAAGTTGGAACTGTGGATGTTTTAGTTAACAATGCTGGATTTGGTTTCTTTGAAGAAGCTTTGAAATTCGATATGGATCTTGCTGAAAAAATGTTCCGCGTCAATGTATTGGGAATGATGTATATGACTCAATTAGTGGCCTTACAAATGGCAGAACGCAAAGTAGGGCACATCATTAATGTTGCTTCTCAGGCTGGTAAAATGGCTACTCCTAAATCATCCGTATACTCAGCAACTAAATTTGCTGTACTAGGATACTCCAATGCATTACGTTTGGAATTAAAACCTTTAGGTATTTATGTAACAACAGTTAATCCAGGGCCAATTGCTACAAACTTTTTTGATATTGCAGATAAAGAGGGGGGCTATTTGGATAAAGTAGACCGTCTAGTGCTTGATTCTGAAGTAGTTGCCAATCGTATTGTTGGTGTTATGGGGATTCCTCGTCGAGAATTAAATTTACCTGTGTTAATTGAAGTCGCCAGCAAATTTTATACATTATTTCCGCATATTGGAGATTATATCGCCGGAAATGTATTTAATAATAAATAA
- a CDS encoding lipopolysaccharide assembly protein LapA domain-containing protein: MKNQWRLVVGIILVLIIVLFAIFNVDAVPVNFGFIKVDWPLIMIILGSLFIGAIATVLVSTSSSIQVKKELKKVKKELDDKDNQTKEQLSKVQAEYEQELLEKEVEIEAKQKKINSLEDELVSKMTNPIV; the protein is encoded by the coding sequence ATGAAAAATCAATGGCGTTTAGTAGTTGGTATTATTTTAGTGTTAATTATCGTTTTATTTGCAATTTTTAATGTAGATGCAGTTCCTGTGAATTTTGGCTTTATTAAAGTTGATTGGCCTTTAATTATGATTATTTTAGGTTCTTTGTTTATTGGGGCTATCGCAACAGTTTTAGTTTCTACTAGTTCAAGTATTCAAGTAAAAAAAGAATTAAAAAAAGTGAAAAAAGAATTGGATGATAAAGATAACCAAACTAAAGAACAACTTTCTAAGGTTCAAGCAGAGTATGAGCAAGAGTTACTTGAAAAAGAAGTAGAAATCGAAGCAAAACAAAAGAAAATTAACAGTTTAGAAGATGAGCTAGTCAGTAAAATGACAAATCCAATCGTTTAA
- a CDS encoding acetate uptake transporter — MEKKYYEVKTVTIDPTAIGLFGLAIVTLVASSQKLGWTEGTSGVIPWAIFLGGVAQLIASAYDAKHNNLFGATAFAAYGLFWLGTGMSWMIQSGLFGTALQESFDVKDLGFAFIGYFIFTVFMTIGALETNKVLFIIFFLIDFLFLGLFMSTLGIAPEFFHMMAAIAEFLIAVFSFYGCGAAVLNGHFGYTFLPIGKPFGIITKPKSTKKKK; from the coding sequence ATGGAAAAAAAGTATTATGAAGTAAAAACAGTCACGATTGATCCGACTGCAATTGGTCTTTTTGGATTAGCAATCGTTACATTAGTAGCATCTTCACAAAAATTAGGTTGGACTGAAGGAACAAGCGGTGTTATTCCTTGGGCGATTTTCTTAGGTGGTGTAGCACAATTAATTGCTTCAGCATATGATGCTAAGCATAACAATCTTTTTGGAGCAACAGCATTTGCGGCATACGGATTGTTTTGGTTAGGTACTGGTATGAGCTGGATGATTCAAAGTGGCTTGTTTGGAACAGCTTTACAAGAGTCATTTGATGTGAAAGATTTAGGTTTTGCATTTATTGGTTATTTTATCTTTACCGTCTTTATGACAATTGGTGCGCTTGAAACAAATAAAGTTCTATTTATTATTTTCTTTTTAATTGATTTTCTATTCCTAGGACTATTTATGTCAACATTAGGCATTGCACCTGAGTTTTTCCATATGATGGCAGCTATTGCAGAATTTTTAATCGCTGTATTCTCATTCTATGGTTGTGGAGCAGCTGTTTTAAATGGACATTTTGGGTATACCTTCTTACCAATTGGAAAACCATTTGGCATTATTACAAAACCAAAATCTACAAAGAAAAAGAAATAA
- a CDS encoding GNAT family N-acetyltransferase, with protein MTWKVKNFNELTTTELFYIYQQRIKIFVVEQNCPYQDIDELDLTSLHVFKQSESGEIMAYGRIIAQDPRLHFGRIIVAQKYRKTGLGKELLSTILKTIEEKFPNREIEIQAQAYLEKFYGSFGFLPISEIYLEDDIPHIDMLRQV; from the coding sequence ATGACTTGGAAAGTGAAAAATTTTAATGAATTAACAACTACTGAACTCTTTTATATCTATCAACAACGGATTAAAATATTTGTTGTTGAACAAAATTGTCCTTATCAGGATATTGACGAATTAGATTTAACGAGTCTTCATGTCTTTAAACAAAGTGAGTCTGGTGAAATTATGGCTTATGGACGAATAATTGCGCAAGATCCACGACTCCATTTCGGTCGAATTATCGTTGCTCAAAAATATCGAAAAACTGGACTAGGTAAAGAACTTCTTTCAACTATTTTAAAAACCATTGAAGAGAAATTTCCTAACCGCGAAATTGAAATCCAAGCTCAAGCTTATTTAGAAAAATTTTATGGCAGTTTTGGTTTTCTACCGATTTCTGAAATCTATTTAGAAGATGATATTCCACATATAGATATGTTGCGCCAAGTTTAG
- the recJ gene encoding single-stranded-DNA-specific exonuclease RecJ has protein sequence MNWKLINQVVEHNKITELSESLSSSPLFAGLLLNRGLDTKEKAEAFLTPDESWIHDPFLLFDMDKVVERITTAIEAGEKIVVYGDYDADGVTSTSVLKETLEMLGAEVDFYIPNRFTDGYGPNVRVFEELIEEGAGLILTCDNGVSGHEAIQKANELGIDVIVTDHHELPETLPEAYGIIHPRHPAGAYPFGDLAGVGVAFKLATALLGEFPVELLDLVAIGTIADLVSLTGENRALVKQGLAVLKSSERIGLSALIKAAGVTQEAVTEETVGFALAPRLNAVGRLGEAKPAVELLTTFDEEEADSLATFINKKNEERQAYVAEITEEAFQMIADLTEEPSVYILARQNWHEGVLGIVASKVVEKTGKPALVLNIDETESYVKGSGRSISSYHLYESINEVRGLTTSFGGHHMAVGITLPMENIELLQEQLNLFWEHQNNTSVAGIELSIDEKITLSEITIATIDEIDRLAPFGTGNPKPSFLIEHVSGQDIRKIGGNNAHLKMKAVDKETSLDVIGFQFGPVADEMNKDAEVSLVGKLSVNEWNGNKKPQLMLEDIAVEGLQIFDMRGTHISPTIWQEDACFVFFNKKIQEKQQTNIPAGSQVEFIENLAEASAVTTTKEKIVFVDCPNQTELVTEILRNTQAEKIIACFYSGDDSYLNGMPSRQQFGQLFKFAASHRDVDIRHKLKVLSDYLKIKENNLIFMINVFFEVGFVTIENGIMNFVENAPKSELSEAVVYKNRLEKIEAEKLLVYSHFAELETWLKAQLTNED, from the coding sequence ATGAACTGGAAATTAATAAATCAAGTAGTTGAACATAATAAAATAACTGAATTAAGTGAATCATTGTCTAGCTCGCCATTATTCGCAGGGCTATTGCTAAACAGAGGGCTAGATACGAAGGAAAAGGCCGAAGCTTTTCTAACCCCTGATGAAAGTTGGATTCATGATCCGTTTTTATTGTTTGATATGGATAAAGTAGTAGAACGGATTACGACTGCTATTGAAGCTGGCGAAAAAATTGTTGTCTACGGAGATTATGATGCTGATGGTGTCACAAGTACCTCTGTTTTAAAAGAAACGCTGGAGATGTTAGGGGCTGAAGTTGATTTTTATATCCCTAATCGTTTTACGGATGGATATGGACCGAATGTTCGTGTCTTTGAGGAACTAATTGAAGAGGGAGCAGGTTTAATTTTAACTTGTGATAACGGTGTTTCCGGACATGAAGCAATTCAAAAAGCCAATGAATTGGGTATTGATGTGATTGTAACAGATCACCACGAGTTACCAGAAACTTTACCAGAGGCCTATGGAATTATCCATCCACGACATCCAGCAGGTGCTTATCCATTTGGTGATTTAGCGGGAGTAGGTGTCGCATTTAAACTAGCAACAGCTCTTCTTGGAGAATTTCCAGTTGAGTTATTGGATTTAGTTGCGATTGGGACAATTGCTGATTTGGTTTCATTGACTGGTGAAAACCGTGCTTTAGTCAAGCAAGGACTAGCAGTATTAAAATCATCTGAAAGAATTGGATTAAGTGCTTTAATTAAAGCGGCAGGAGTAACTCAAGAAGCTGTTACAGAAGAAACAGTTGGTTTTGCTTTAGCACCACGTTTAAATGCTGTTGGACGTCTTGGAGAAGCCAAGCCAGCTGTTGAATTACTAACTACTTTTGATGAAGAAGAAGCCGATAGTTTAGCAACTTTTATAAATAAGAAGAATGAAGAACGTCAAGCATATGTAGCTGAAATTACAGAAGAAGCTTTTCAAATGATTGCAGATTTAACCGAAGAGCCATCAGTCTATATTTTAGCACGTCAGAACTGGCATGAAGGTGTATTAGGTATCGTTGCTAGTAAAGTTGTTGAAAAAACGGGGAAACCGGCACTTGTTTTGAATATAGATGAAACAGAAAGTTATGTAAAAGGCTCTGGTCGAAGTATTTCATCGTATCATTTATATGAGTCGATTAATGAGGTGCGAGGTTTAACAACTAGCTTCGGAGGACATCATATGGCTGTGGGCATCACGTTGCCAATGGAAAATATCGAATTACTGCAAGAACAGTTAAATCTATTTTGGGAGCACCAAAATAATACTTCTGTTGCTGGTATTGAACTTTCAATTGATGAAAAAATCACATTATCAGAAATTACGATTGCTACAATTGATGAAATTGATCGATTGGCGCCATTTGGAACGGGGAATCCGAAACCTAGTTTCTTAATTGAACATGTCTCAGGCCAAGATATTCGAAAAATTGGCGGCAACAATGCCCATTTAAAAATGAAAGCTGTTGATAAAGAAACATCATTGGATGTAATTGGCTTTCAATTTGGTCCAGTTGCTGATGAGATGAATAAAGATGCCGAGGTTTCATTGGTTGGAAAACTCAGCGTGAATGAGTGGAATGGCAATAAAAAACCACAATTAATGTTAGAGGATATTGCTGTTGAGGGTCTTCAAATTTTTGATATGCGTGGTACTCATATTTCACCAACAATTTGGCAAGAGGATGCTTGTTTTGTCTTTTTCAATAAAAAAATACAAGAAAAGCAACAAACAAATATTCCGGCGGGCAGTCAAGTCGAGTTCATTGAGAATTTAGCTGAAGCAAGTGCTGTTACAACTACAAAAGAAAAAATTGTTTTTGTAGATTGTCCTAATCAAACAGAACTAGTAACTGAAATTCTTCGTAATACACAAGCTGAAAAAATAATCGCTTGTTTTTACAGTGGAGACGACTCATACTTGAATGGCATGCCTAGTCGCCAACAGTTTGGTCAATTATTTAAATTTGCAGCAAGTCATCGTGATGTTGACATTCGTCACAAACTAAAAGTTCTATCAGATTATTTAAAAATTAAAGAAAATAATTTAATTTTTATGATTAACGTGTTTTTTGAAGTTGGATTTGTTACAATAGAAAACGGCATAATGAATTTTGTTGAAAATGCACCAAAAAGTGAATTGAGTGAAGCAGTGGTTTATAAAAACCGGTTAGAAAAAATAGAAGCTGAAAAATTGCTGGTCTATAGTCACTTTGCTGAACTTGAGACATGGTTAAAAGCACAATTAACAAACGAAGATTGA
- a CDS encoding adenine phosphoribosyltransferase — protein sequence MDLKKYIADVPDFPEKGIIFRDISPLMADGDAYRYATNQITQYAKDKGVEMIVGPEARGFIVGCPVAYELGIGFAPVRKKGKLPRETIEVSYGLEYGSDILQVHKDAIKPGQKVLVCDDLLATGGTIAATIELIEKLGGVVVGTAFFIELTDLNGRDKIKGYDIFNLMEY from the coding sequence ATGGATTTAAAAAAATATATAGCTGATGTACCTGATTTCCCTGAAAAAGGAATTATTTTTCGTGATATTTCACCTTTAATGGCTGATGGGGATGCATATCGTTATGCAACCAATCAAATTACTCAATATGCAAAAGACAAAGGTGTAGAAATGATTGTTGGGCCTGAAGCTCGTGGGTTTATTGTAGGATGTCCAGTCGCATATGAATTGGGAATTGGTTTTGCACCCGTTCGTAAAAAAGGAAAGCTCCCTCGTGAAACAATTGAGGTTAGCTATGGTCTTGAATACGGTTCTGATATTTTACAAGTTCATAAAGATGCGATTAAACCAGGGCAAAAAGTTTTAGTTTGTGATGATTTATTAGCAACTGGTGGAACAATCGCAGCAACTATTGAATTAATTGAAAAATTAGGTGGAGTAGTAGTTGGAACTGCCTTCTTTATTGAATTAACAGATTTAAATGGCCGAGATAAAATTAAAGGTTATGATATCTTTAATTTGATGGAATATTAA
- a CDS encoding prophage Lp1 protein 65, with amino-acid sequence MDTVEANEALAQKKAESESKEKERIANEKLEAERKIAEEQKALEEKRIADEQARIAQEQEQQQAQTAAEVETGQGLIKGSESGIYHTPGSTYYDRTTNVVQWFNTIEEAVAAGYRAPKR; translated from the coding sequence ATGGATACAGTTGAAGCAAATGAAGCTCTAGCTCAAAAAAAAGCTGAATCTGAAAGTAAAGAAAAAGAAAGAATTGCAAATGAAAAATTAGAGGCCGAACGTAAAATTGCAGAAGAACAAAAAGCTCTGGAAGAAAAAAGAATTGCTGATGAACAAGCTAGGATAGCTCAAGAACAAGAACAGCAACAAGCTCAAACAGCAGCAGAAGTTGAAACTGGACAAGGACTAATAAAAGGAAGCGAAAGTGGCATTTATCACACTCCTGGTAGCACCTATTATGATCGTACGACAAATGTTGTCCAATGGTTCAATACCATTGAAGAAGCTGTTGCTGCTGGTTACCGAGCACCAAAAAGATAA
- the lexA gene encoding transcriptional repressor LexA — MRKTPESRQIEVLQYIHEQVQLKGYPPTVREIGTAVSLSSTSTVHGHLSRLEKNGYIQRDPSKPRAIELTSLGLSKLGVPSDKIPLLGTVTAGEPILAVEEAIDYFPIPPHLSYDPESLFMLKIRGESMINAGILDGDDVIVRKQTNADNGDIVIAMTNEDEATCKRFYKEKTHYRLQPENDALEPIILNEVSILGKVVGLYRSHIS; from the coding sequence ATGCGTAAAACACCAGAATCAAGACAAATCGAGGTACTACAGTACATACATGAACAAGTGCAGTTAAAAGGTTATCCACCGACTGTTCGTGAAATTGGTACTGCAGTCTCACTTTCTTCTACATCTACTGTCCATGGACATCTATCACGTTTAGAAAAAAATGGTTACATCCAACGAGATCCTAGTAAACCTCGTGCAATTGAATTAACCAGTTTAGGCCTTTCAAAATTAGGTGTTCCATCTGATAAAATTCCTTTATTAGGAACTGTTACTGCTGGTGAACCAATTTTAGCAGTTGAGGAAGCCATTGATTATTTTCCAATTCCACCTCATCTGAGTTATGATCCCGAATCTTTATTTATGTTAAAAATTCGTGGAGAAAGTATGATTAATGCAGGCATACTTGATGGAGATGATGTCATTGTTCGTAAGCAAACAAATGCAGATAATGGTGATATTGTTATTGCTATGACCAATGAAGATGAAGCAACATGCAAACGATTCTACAAAGAAAAAACACACTATCGTCTGCAACCTGAAAATGATGCTTTAGAGCCAATTATCCTGAATGAAGTTAGTATTTTAGGTAAAGTTGTCGGTTTATACCGCAGCCATATTTCTTAA
- a CDS encoding DUF896 family protein — protein MLEKNKMSRINELANKAKKEGLTITEQAEQKQLREEYLTAFRGGMRHHIEGMKVVDDEGNDVTPEKLKDIQKEKGLHGR, from the coding sequence GTGTTAGAAAAAAATAAAATGAGTCGAATTAATGAACTAGCTAATAAAGCTAAAAAGGAAGGTTTGACTATAACTGAACAAGCAGAGCAAAAACAGTTACGTGAAGAATATTTAACAGCATTTCGCGGTGGGATGCGCCATCATATCGAAGGAATGAAGGTTGTTGATGATGAAGGAAATGATGTAACTCCTGAGAAGTTAAAAGATATTCAAAAAGAAAAAGGACTTCATGGTCGTTAA
- a CDS encoding YneF family protein, with protein MNMGIAILLIVLALVGGLVGGYFIARKYMMDYFKKNPPVNEDMLRMLMMQMGQKPSEKKIKQMMASMQVQTEKANKKK; from the coding sequence ATGAACATGGGAATTGCTATTTTATTAATCGTTCTTGCTTTAGTAGGAGGATTAGTTGGTGGATATTTTATTGCAAGAAAATACATGATGGATTATTTTAAAAAGAATCCTCCCGTTAATGAGGATATGCTACGTATGTTAATGATGCAAATGGGTCAAAAACCGTCTGAAAAGAAAATTAAACAGATGATGGCTTCAATGCAAGTTCAAACAGAAAAAGCGAATAAAAAGAAATAA
- a CDS encoding ABC transporter ATP-binding protein, whose product MGIFKKLGWFFKQEKKSYITGIFFLILVALVQLVPPRVIGVVVDEIAAGKMTGAYLSRWILILVAAGIGQYTFRYIWRLNIWGGAAKLEQTLRNNLFKHFTQMDHSFFQKYRTGDLMAHATNDLSAIQMVAGGGILTLADSMITGGATIIAMAIFIDWRLTLIALIPLPLLAVASRVLGSKLHERFRGAQAAFSSMNDKTQESISGIKVIKTFGEEAADVADFKEQTDKVVAKNKRVYLIDSLFDPAITFIMGISYVLTIIIGGSYVMSGTISIGQLISFISYIAMLIWPMFAIGRLFNILERGSASYNRVEELLSESSSIIENPNTVQELVNGRLDYRIDEFHYPEDDRVALNHVHFTIKQGDTLGIVGKTGAGKTTLFKLLLREYDEYAGSIRFGGHDIRDYSLNALLHGLGYVPQDQFLFSTTIRENIRFANPNLTEEDVINAAKLTAIHDDILGLPNGYDTLVGERGVSLSGGQKQRISIARALITNPELLILDDALSAVDAKTEEAILSALKAQRLDQTTIIAAHRISSVMHAEEIIVLDDAEIIERGNHQELIEIDGWYQDMFDRQQLEDKLEGGAN is encoded by the coding sequence ATGGGTATTTTTAAAAAGTTAGGTTGGTTTTTTAAGCAAGAAAAAAAATCATATATCACAGGTATCTTTTTCCTTATTTTAGTTGCACTAGTTCAACTAGTACCTCCACGGGTTATCGGAGTAGTTGTGGATGAAATTGCGGCTGGGAAAATGACGGGGGCTTATCTTAGTCGTTGGATCCTTATTTTAGTTGCCGCTGGAATCGGTCAATATACTTTTCGCTACATTTGGCGATTAAATATTTGGGGTGGCGCTGCAAAATTAGAGCAAACGCTACGAAATAATTTATTTAAACATTTTACCCAGATGGATCATAGCTTTTTCCAAAAATATCGAACTGGGGATTTGATGGCACATGCTACGAATGACTTATCTGCAATTCAAATGGTTGCAGGTGGTGGAATTTTAACCTTAGCAGATTCAATGATTACTGGTGGAGCAACAATTATCGCAATGGCTATTTTTATTGATTGGCGTTTAACGTTAATAGCGCTCATTCCTTTGCCACTTTTAGCAGTGGCTTCCCGGGTTTTAGGGTCCAAACTACATGAACGTTTTAGAGGTGCACAAGCTGCCTTTTCTTCTATGAACGATAAAACACAAGAAAGTATTAGTGGGATTAAGGTCATTAAGACGTTTGGAGAAGAAGCAGCAGATGTGGCAGATTTTAAAGAACAGACAGATAAAGTTGTTGCAAAAAATAAACGTGTGTATCTGATTGATTCCCTATTTGACCCGGCGATTACTTTTATCATGGGAATTTCTTATGTGCTTACCATTATTATTGGTGGAAGTTACGTAATGTCTGGGACAATTTCAATTGGGCAACTGATTTCGTTTATCAGCTATATTGCAATGCTAATTTGGCCAATGTTTGCAATTGGTCGTTTATTTAATATTTTAGAACGTGGGAGTGCGAGTTATAACCGAGTTGAGGAATTATTAAGCGAAAGTTCATCAATTATTGAAAATCCAAATACTGTTCAAGAGCTAGTTAATGGCAGACTTGATTATCGAATTGATGAGTTTCATTATCCTGAGGATGATCGAGTAGCGCTTAATCACGTACATTTTACCATTAAACAGGGGGATACTTTGGGTATCGTTGGTAAAACTGGAGCAGGCAAAACGACTTTGTTTAAATTATTATTGAGAGAATATGATGAGTATGCAGGAAGTATTCGATTTGGAGGTCACGATATTCGTGATTATTCATTAAATGCATTACTTCATGGGCTTGGCTATGTTCCTCAAGATCAATTTTTATTTTCAACAACGATTCGTGAAAATATCCGGTTTGCAAACCCCAATTTAACGGAAGAAGACGTAATCAATGCAGCTAAATTAACAGCTATTCATGATGATATTTTGGGATTGCCGAATGGCTATGACACTTTAGTTGGTGAGCGTGGTGTTTCCTTATCAGGTGGGCAAAAGCAAAGAATTTCTATTGCTCGCGCATTAATTACAAATCCAGAGTTATTAATTTTAGATGATGCCCTTTCTGCAGTTGATGCAAAAACAGAAGAAGCCATTTTATCGGCTTTGAAAGCCCAACGTCTAGACCAAACTACAATTATTGCGGCACATCGAATTAGTAGTGTCATGCATGCAGAAGAGATTATTGTGTTAGACGATGCTGAAATTATTGAACGAGGAAATCATCAAGAATTAATAGAAATTGACGGCTGGTATCAAGATATGTTCGATCGCCAACAACTAGAAGACAAGCTTGAAGGGGGTGCGAACTAG